Within Halarchaeum grantii, the genomic segment GAGTACGCCGCGTGCATGACCGCCTCGCGGTCGCACTTCGTACACTCCATCGCGTGCGTCTTACGCGCGGAGGCGTTTGACCTGTTCGGTCGCCGGACCCGCGATGCCTAGCTTCTTGACGCGCGCTACCGTCACACGAGCCATGACGCAGACGACGCGATTCGGAGCGGATCGGACGCGGCGCGGTGCGCCGCGAACCCCCGGGCGGGCCGCACACCCGGAGGCGGGTCGCTGATGGGGCGACTGCGCGCGGACTTCTCGGACGACGTCGTGGTCGTGACGGGCGGCGCCTCGGGCATCGGGCGCGCGGTGGCGCTCCGCTTCGGTGAGGCGGACGCGACGGTGATCGTCGCGGACCTCGCTGAGGAACCGAAGGACGCGGACGTGCCGACCCACGAGGTGATCGAGGAATCGGGCGGCGACGCGGTGTTTGTGGAGACGGACGTCACCGAGCGCGCACAGGTGGAGTCCGTCGTCGAGGCCGCCCGCGAGTTCGGCGGCGTGGACGTCATGGTGAACAACGCTGGCTTCCCGGTCGGCGGCTCCATCCTCGAATTGGACGACGAGGACTTCGCGCACACCATCGACGTGAACGTGAAGGGCGTCTTCCTCGGGACGCAGGTCGCCGCCCGCGACATGGTGGAGCGCGAGGACCCGGGCGTGATCCTCAACACGGCCTCGATCAGCTCGACCCTCGCGCAGTACGATCAGGTCGGATACGACGCCACGAAGGGCGCGGTGCGGATGCTGACGCGCGGGTCGGCGCTCGACCTCGCGGAGCACGGCGTCCGGGTAAACGCCGTCGCGCCCGGCCAGATCGCGACCGAGTTCTTCGAGGGGTGGACGGAGATGGCGCTCGAGCAGGCCGAGGAGGACGAGTTCATCAAGCCCGTGCCGCTCGGGCGCGCGGGCATCCCGGACGACCTGCCGGGGGCCTACCTCTACCTCGCGAGCGAGGACGCGTCCTACGTGACCGGGGAGTTCGTCCACGTCGACGGCGGGTGGCAGGTCTTCTGAGGGACACGGCGCGTCCAGTCGGGCGCGTCGGGCCACGCGGCGGTCGCCGTAATCGACACGTTTTCCCGTCTGACTAACCAATTAGTCAGCAATGGGAGACGACGGGGCGCGCACGGAGACGCAGACCGCCATCATGGAGGCGACCTATCGGGCGCTCTGCGAGCACGGCTACGCCGACCTGACGATGCAGGCCATCGCCGACGAGTTCGAGAAGTCGAAGTCGCTCATCCACTACCACTACGACACGAAGGAGGAGCTACTCGTCGCGTTCCTCGACTACCTCCTCGCGGAGTTCCTCGAGAACGTCGAGGCGACGAACGACGGGACCCCGCGCGAGCGACTCGACACGCTCGTCGACGCGCTCCTCTCCGGGCCCGACGAGGCCGGCGACTTCCAGGTCGCGATGCTCGAGTTGCGCTCGCAGGCCCCCTACGTCGAGAGCTACCGGGAGGCGTTCGCCGCGAACGACGACCACCTCGCCGAACTGCTCGCCGACACCGTCCGCGACGGCGTCGAGGCGGGCGTGTTCCGCGACGTCGATCCGGACGCGGTCGCCGAGACCATCCTCGTGCTGATCGACGGCGCGCGCACCCGGAGCGTCCTCTTCGGCGACGACGACCCCGTCGCACACACCCGGCGCGCCATCGACGGCTACCTCCGCAGTCACGTCCTCGTCGACGACCAGTAGGCGTTTAGGCGCTCGCCGCCCTTCTGCGGACATGGACCGCGACGCCGCGCTCGACCGCGTGGAGCGGATTCTCGACGCCATCACGGAGGAACGCCTCCCCGTTCCCGTCCGGGAGTGCTGGGTCTACGGCGACGTCGCACTCGGGAAGGACCCCCTCACGCGCCTCGACGTCTACGTCACGAAGGACCTCCTCCTCGGGGGTGACCCCGCGCCGGACCTCGACGCGGAGCTCGGCGTCGAGGGGATCGGCCGCACCGTCGACGCCGAGTGGGCGCGCGAGCACCCCGAGCGGGTGCGCGTGAACGACAGCGGCCACGTCGCCCCCGAGAAATGCCTCGCCGCCCACCTCCTCCCCGAGGACGAACCCGTCCACTTGGAGGTGTGTAACGCGGGCTTCGAGCGCAACGTCACCCAGCGTGCGGAGGGCGCGCGGGCCCGCGAGAGCTACGAGCAGGTGATCGACCCGCGCGGCGTCTGCCTCTACGCGGAGGGCCAGCGCAGCGACGACGCGCTCGCGAAACTCCGCGACGGCGCGCTCGCCTTCCCGACGCTCGAGGAGGCCCTCGGCATGCTCGGGTTCGACGAGGCGGCCGCCGCGGACGCGGCGGAGGCGATGCGCGCCTACGAGGCCGCACAGGAGGGCGCGACGGTGCGCGGCGACGTCGTCTAGTCGCCCGTCTCGTCCGACGCGACGCGGCCGACGACGACGTAGAAGGGGACGACAGCGCGGCGCTCGTACGTTCGCTCGCCCATCTGCCCGACGACGGTCCGGCCCATCGAGCGCCACTCGTTCTTCAGCTCGTCGACGGCCGTCGCGCTGAGGCCGCCCCGTCTGAGCGTGGGGGTCTGCTCGACGATCCGGGTGCCCGCCGCCTTCGCCTTCGCGGCGGCGAGCGCCGCCTCGTCGTACGGCGGCGCGACGGTGCGCTCGTGTTCGTAGCGGCGGCTCTCGACGCCGGTGAGGTCGGCGTCCGCGAAGAGGTCGGCGGCGCCCGACCCGAGCGTCACGTCCGTCTCGACGCCCGCGATGTAGGTGTCGCGTGCACGCTTCGCGAGCGGGGCTTCCGCCGCCACGCTCGACTCGACGACGACCTCCGAGTTGTCGGGTTCGACGCACGCGACGAGGTCCGCGGAGACGCGCGCGAACTCCTCGACGGCCGCGAGCGGGTCCGGGAGGTTGATGAGGAGCGCCTGACAGACCACGAGGTCGAAGGCGTCGTCCGCGAAGGGGAGGCGCGTCGCGTCGCCGAGCGCGCGCGCGTCGGCCTCGGCTTCCGCGAGCAGGGCCCGATCGGCGTCCATCGCGACGACCTCGGCGTCCGACTCCTCGCGGAGGACGCGCGTGAGTTCGCCGGTGCCACAGCCGACGTCGAGGATCCGGGAGCGCGAATCGAGGGCGAGGGGCGCGAGCGCCGAGCGGTCCTCCCACATCCCCCGGCGGGTGTCCCGCAGGTAGTCGGACGAGAAGCGTCTCACTACGCGGGCGTAGGAGCGGGAGGGAGGAAACGCTGACGACCGACGCGGCAGGGTTCGCGGCGCGCGTCGCGCTACTCGGCGTTCGTCGTTTCGCGGCCCCTCCCGCTGGTCGTCGCCACGCAGCTCGCGGGTCGTTCCTCCCCGCTCGCTGGAACGTCGGCCCGCGCGGTACTCGGCCCGACGGAGGCTCGCGGGTCGTTCCTCCCCGCTCGCGTCAACGTGACGGCTCCCTACTGGTCGCCGTCACGGAGCTCCCGAACGTGCTCGATGTTCCACTCGTAGGAGCGCCCGTCCTCGGTCGGCGTCTCGAGCGCGAGCGGGACGTCCGCGAGGGCGTCGTGGTTCAGGAACGCCTCGAAGCCGCGGTCCCCGATGTGGCCGTCCCCGATGTGCGCGTGCTCGTCCTTGTTCGTGCCACATTCGTGCTTCGAGTCGTTCAGGTGGACGTACGCGAGGTGCTCGAGGCCGACGACGTCGTCGAGTTCGGCGAGCGTCTCCTCGACGCCCTCGGGAGTGGAGAGGTCGTAGCCGGCGGCGAACGCGTGCGCGGTGTCGAGGCAGACGTCGAGGTCGGTGTCGGCGAGTTCGAGGACGGTCGCGAGGTGCTCGAAGTCGCCGCCGAGTTTCGTGCCGCTCCCCGCATCGCTCTCGATGAGGACGGTGACGTCGTCGGGGACGTCGAGGCTGTCGATGACGGACGCCGCGTTCTCGAGGCCCTGCTCGACGCCCGCGCCGGTGTGAGCGCCGAGGTGGACGTTCACGTACGGAATCCCGAGTTTGTGCGCGGCGTCGACCTCCTCCTGCATCGCCGTGCGGGACTTCTCGCGCAGGTCCTCCTTGGGCGTGCAGAGGTTCACGAGGTAGGAGGTGTGGATGACCCACGGCCCGACGTCTTCCGACTCGCTCTCCGCGCGGAAGGCCTCGGCCTCCCCGTCGTCGACGTTCGGCGACTGCCAGACCTGTGGGGAGTGCGTGAAGATCTGCCCGCAGTTCCCGCCGACGTCGAGTTGGCGTTCGACGGCGTTGTCGATGCCGCCCGCGATGGAGACGTGCGCGCCCACGTTGAGAGTCATGGCCGTCGAGAGGGCGCGGGACGCAAAAGGGACTTCGGAGTTCCGCCGGGTGGGCAAGAGGCTTATCCGAGTGTCGCGTGAGCTACGTCTATGGGTGACCCGCTCTCGGTCGGTGCGCGCGCGCCGGACGTGAGCGCCCCGCTCGTCTACCCGGACGGCCGCGTCGCGGACGTCGCGCTCTCGTCGCTCGTCGAGGAGCGACCCGTGTTGCTCGCGTTCTACACGAACGACTTCAGCCCGGACTGCATGGAGGAGTGGTGTTCGTTCCGGGACTACGGCTGGTTCGCGAACGACGAGCGCGTGCAGGTGATCGGCGTCTCGAAATCCCGCGCGGCGACTCACCGGCGCTTCATCGACTACCTCGACCTCGACTTCCCGCTCTACTCGGACCGCGACTTCGCGCTCACGGAGGCGTTCGGCGTCGACTACCGCGTTCTCAGGCTCCTGCGGCGCCCGAAGCGCTCGGTGTTCCTGCTGGACTCGGAGCTGACGGTGCGCTATCGGTGGGTGGGCGAGCATCCGGTGGACGCGACGCGTGCACAGCCGCCGATAGCGGCGGTCCGCGACGCCATCGAGGACGCCTTCGGCCCCGCCGATTCGGAGTCGTTCGGCTTCGACGTCTGAGTCCGCCGAAAAGCTTTTTGCGTTTTAGGCACACCTAAATCGTGTGTCGGGACCGGACGCACGTCGTCGTGCCCCCTGCACCAGCGGTCCCGGACACGGGCAGCACCGAGAGAGAATCGTCCCATAGCCACTATTCGACGGTTGTGTTCAGCGGGTCGGCGCTCGGGGGTGAGGGCCTCGACGCCGGTCTCGTCTCAGTAGAGTTCCCCGCCGAGCGGCACGTCCGCGTCGGGGCCGACGAGCATCGGGTTCCCGTCGGCGTCGGGCACGCCGAGCGTGAGCGCCTCCGACTCGAAGCCCGCGATGTTCACCGTGCCGAGGTCGACCGCACAGAGCACCTGCCGGCCGACGACGTCCGCGGGGTCGTGGTTGTAGCCCAACTGGGCGGCCGACTGGCGCGTCTCGTCGCCGAAGTCGATTTCGAGCTTGAACAGCTCGGGCTTGCGCGCTTCCTCGAAGCGTTCGGCGCTCCGGATTTCGCCGACGCGAACCGTCGTCTCGAGCGGACCGGACATACCCGGACGTGGCTCGCGCGGAGCGCTTGAAGCTTCGCGTTTCGGACGGCGACCGTCCGAGCGCTTTCGAAACACGCGTAGGCGTCGAGGCCCACGCGAGCGTATGGCGCTCGACTCGCTCCCGAACCGGCCGCTCGCACACGACGATGTCGCCGTCCTCGACGCCGCCGGCGCGTTCGCCGCCGTCCGCCCCGTCAACGCCTTCCACTTCCCGGAGCGCGACACGCGACTCGTCACCGCGCTCATCCTCGTCACCGGGACGGGCCTGCGCGCCGTCGAGTACGACCCGACGACGCGCGAGTGGACCGTCGTCCGCACCGAGGCACTCGACGACCCCGACGGCCTCGAGGACGTCCCGGACGAGCTGCTCGCCACCGTGCAGGGCGAACTCGAGGACCGCGTCAGCGAACTCGAGGAGGCCGGCGTCGTCGGGCAGCCGGCCGCGCGCGACGGCGACGTCGAAGTCCGGGACGCGACCAGCCTCGGAACCGTCCTCTACGAGCAGTACACGGACTGAGGCGCCTCAGTAGAGGCGCTCGGTCGCGATTTCCGCGCCCTCGACGAGCGCTTCGAGCTTCGCCCACGCGAGCTCGGGGCTGACCATCCCGAGGCCGGCTTGCGTGCCGAAGCCGCAGTCCGGCGCGGCGACGATGTCGGTGTCGTCGGGGGCGGCGTTCGCGACGCGCTCGATGCGGTCGGCGATGGTCTCCGGGTGGTCGATGATGTTCGTCTTCACGTCGACGACGCCGGGGATGAGCGTCCAGTCGTCGGGGAGGGGTTCCTCCGCGAACGCGCGGTATTCGTGCTGGTGGCGCGGGTTCGCCTGCTCGACGCTCAGTCCCGAGATGTCCGCCTCGTAGATGACGGGCAGCATCTCGACGAGGGCCGTGTCGAGGTGGCCCGGCCCCTCGTAGCTCCCCCAGCAGGTGTGGAGGCGAACCTGTTCTGCGGGGACGTTCTCGAGCGCCTGATTCAGCGCCTCGATGTGGAGGCGCGTCGCGTCCTTGATCTCCTCGAGGGAGCGGTCGGCGTACGCCGCCGTCTGGCCGACCGTGAGGAGTTCGGGCGCGTCGATCTGGAGCGTCATACCCGTCTCGGCGACGAGCTCGTACTCCTCCTGCATCGCGTCGGCGGCCGCGAAGAGGTAGTCCTCGTAGTCCTCGTAGTACTCATCGACGTGCGTGGACGTGACGATGCTCGGCGACGCCGACGTCATGAAGGTGTCCTCGACGTCCCCATCGACGGCCTCGAGCGCGTCGAGGAACTCCTCGATCTCCGCTTCGGCCTCCGCGTGGCCGGTGTACTCGATGGGGCCGGTGACGACGGGGTGCATCGAGAGGTCGATGACGTCCGTCTTGAACGTCTCGTCGGCGTACTCGGGGTACTCCTGAAGGTCCGCCCAGAGCTCGGTCTCCTGCGTGCCGTCGATGCCGCTGAGGCGGTTCGCGACGTACCAGTTGAAGGAGACGCGGGGCTGTTCGCCGTCGTTGATGGAGTCGAGTCCGACCTCGCGCTGGCGCTCGACGACGCGCTCGGTCGCCTCGCGGGTCGCTCGCTCCCACTCCTCGTCGTCGACGTCCTCGCCCTCCTGTTTCCGCTGGAGGAGGTCGAGGAGTTCGGGCGGGCGCGGGAGGCTGCCGATGTGCGTCGTGCGGATGCGGTCGTCCGTCATACACGTGTAATAATATGCGGCGAGGATATAACTCACGGTATTCGGGCGAGCGGTACCGACGGGCGGCGGCGCGGGTCCGCACGCACGCCGAGGCGTCGCCGACGGTCCGACCGCGGCTCAGGCGCGGGAACCGCCGACGGCACCGATTCCGTATCGCGGTAGGTGGTGTATCGGTGCTGTCGCGGGGCTTTTATCGCGCGCCACCGACTCTAGGGGTAGATGGTACGGAACGTCGCCGAGGACGTCGCGGCCCTCGAGCAGGAGGACTTCAACCTCCTCTCCGGAGTCGAGCACGGCATGCGCTTCTCGGAGTGGGTGAACCGGGAGAAGCTCCCGGAGTTTGCACGCCTCACCGAGGAGGAGGTGGATTATCGCCTCGACCGCGTCGAGGACCGGGGACTCGTCGAGCGCCAGACGATCCAGTACGAGGGGTTCCGGCTCACCTTCGAGGGCTACGACACGCTCGCGCTGAAGGCGTTCGCCGAGCGCGACACCCTCAGTGGGTTCGGCGCGCCGCTCGGCGTCGGCAAGGAGAGCGACGTCTTCGAGGTGCAGTCCTACAAGCCCCTCGCGCTGAAGTTCCACCGCGAGGGCTACACGAACTTCCGCGAGGTACAGAAGGAGCGCGACTACACGAGCGACAACGACCACGTCTCGTGGTTCTACACGGCCAGAAAGGCCGCCGAGCGCGAGCACGAGGCGCTCCACTCGCTCTATCCGGACGTGAGCGTCCCGCAACCCGTCGACCAGAACCGCCACGCCATCGTGATGGAGAAGGTGGACGGCGTCGAGTTGAACCGCGCGAAACTCGAGGACGGACAGGTCGTCGGCGTCCTCGACCTCGTCCTCGACGAGATTGCGACGGCGTACGACGAGGGGTTCGTGCACGCGGACGTCAGCGAGTACAACGTCTTCGTCCGCGAGGACGGCGTCGTCCTCTTCGATTGGCCCCAGTCCGTCCCGACCGATCACGAGAACGCCCGCGAGTTCCTCGGCCGGGACGTCCGCAACATCGTCTCCTACTTCCAGCGCAAGTACCCGAACCCGACGCCGGACATCGATACGGAGGCCGTCGCGGACGCGGTGGCGGCGAACGAGTTCGAGACCGTCAGGGCCCACGGCGAGTAGTCGGTAGGCGTTTCGCGACGCCGCGGAGAGCGCGGCGCGACGGCGCGGCCGGCGACCCGAGTGTTCCGTTTGGTCCGAGTCAGCGCGCGTCGGCGCTCGTCGCGCGCGCCATGAAGTAGACGGCGACGACGCCGAGCGCGAGGTCGAGCGCGCCGAGGACGACGACGGCGGGGGCGAGCGTGTTCCAGATGCCGCCGAACGCCGACACCTCGATGGCGGTCATGACGTCGCGGCCGAACATGAGGGCGCGCGCGGCGTCGATGCCGTACGTGAGGGGGTTGAGCGAGGCGACGACCTGCACCCACCCGGGGAGCGCGTCGAGCGGGAGGAAGGCGCTCGAGAGGAAGAGCAGGGGGAACTGGAGGACGTTCACGGAGATCATCGTGGACTCCTGGTCGCGCGTGACGAGCGCCATGACGTTCGAGAACGCCGTGAACCAGACGGAGAAGAGGACGCCGACGAGGACGATGCCGACGGCGCCCGCGAGGCCGGTGGCGACGTACGTGCCGGGGTCGCCGCCGGTGTCGATCCAGAGGAGGACGTAGCCGAAGACGAGGATGATACAGACCTGCACGACGATGCGCAGCACCTCCGAGAGGGACTTCCCGAGGAAGACCGCGCCCCGGTGCATCGGGGAGACGAGCGCCTTCTCGAACATCCCGGACTCGATGTCCTCGACGAGGCCGATGCCGGAGGTGGTGGCGGCGATGAGCGACACCTGAATCGCGATGGCGGGCACGAGGAAGGTGATGTAGCTCGTGTCGCCGCCGACCGCGCTCCCGATGGCGCCGCCCGTGATGCCGCCGAACACCTCGGTGAAGAGCACGAGGAACATGATGGGGTTGAGGAGGGAGAAGACGAGCACGAACGGGTTGCGCGTCGTCTTGATCAGCCACCGCTTGAGGTTCACCCACGTGTCGACGACGAAGCCGTTCCCCGCCGCTTTCTCGCCCGGCGCGGACGCGCTCATCGCGTCACCCCCGTCGGCTCGGCGCCGTCGGCCTCCTCGCTCTCGGGGTCGTACGCTTCGCCGGTGACGGAGAGGAAGACGTCGTCGAGCGTCGGACTGCGGACGTTGAAGCCGGTGATGGTGAGGCCGGCGTCGCGGAGCGCGACGAGGAGGTCGGTGCCGTGGCGGCGCGCCACGCTCGACGTGACGCGCACCCCCTCGTCGGTCGCTTCGACGGCGTCGGCGTCCGCCGCGAGGCGGGAGTCGACGGCGACCTCGCGGGCGCGCTCGACCTCCGCGTCGCTCGGGTCGTCGAGGTCGACTTCGAGGACGTCGCCGCCGACTTCGGCCTTCAGTTCGGCGGGCGAGCCGGTGACGGCGATCTCGCCGTCGACGATGACGCCGATGCGCTCGCAGAGGTGGTCGGCCTCCTCGAGGTACTGGGTGGTGAGGAAGACGGTGGTTCCCCGGTCGTTGATGCGCTCGAAGTAGTCCCAGAGGCGGTTGCGGGCCTTGGGGTCGAGGCCGGTCGTGGGTTCGTCGAGGAAGACGACCGGCGGCTCGTGGACGAGGGCGGTGGCGACGTCGAGCCGTTTCTGCATCCCGCCGGAGAAGCCCTTCGCGGGCTTGTCGGCGACGTCGGCGAGGTCCACGAGGTCGAGGAGGTCGTCGATGCGCGCCTCGCGCTCCTCGCGCGGGACACCGTAGGCCTCACACGCGTAGCGGACGTTCTCGCGCGCGGTGAGTTCGCGGTCGATGCTCGTCTCTTGGGCCATGTAGCCGATGGATTCGCGGACCTCGCGGGGGGAGTCCGCGACGTCGTAGTCGTTGACGGCGACGCGCCCCTCTGTCGGGTTGAGGAGGGTGACGAGGGTCTTGATGGTCGTCGTCTTCCCCGCGCCGTTCGCGCCGAGGAAGCCGAAGAACTCGCCGTCGGGGACGTCGAGCGTGACGTCGGTGACGGCCTCCGTTCCGTCCGCGTACGTCACCGCGAGGTGCTCGGCGTGGATCGCGCTCATACGTGACGGGAGAGCGCGCGCTGACACATAAGCTTTGACTGACCGTTCATTCAGACCGGTGGCCCCGTGTCTTATGGAGCGGTGTCACCGAGAAAGCGTATGCCGTGGTCCGAGACGCCGTTCGCGGTGCCGCTCCTCCTCGCGGCAGTCACGGGGCTCCTCCTCGCGGCGTACACGCTCGGCCGGCGCGAGCGCCTCGACCCGCCCGCCGTGGCGGCGTTCGTCACCGTCGCGCTCGCCACCGCCCTCTGGACGGGCGCGTACACGCAGCAACTCGCCGCCACGACCGTCGCCGCGAAACTGTTCTGGACGCGCGTCGTCTGGATCGGCGTCGCGCTCACCGCCGTCGGCTGGCCGGTCTTCGTCCTCGCGTACACCGGGCACCGCCGCGTCCTCCGTGCGCGCGTCCTCGCTGCGCTCGCCGCGCTCCCGGCGCTCTGCGTGCTCGCCGTCTGGAGCGCGAACTACCGGTGGCTCCTCACGCCCGTCGGCCTCCGCGACGTCGCGGGCATCACCGTCCTCGAAATCGCGCCCGGCCCCCTCTTCGTGCTCTTCCTCTGCTACTCGTACGCGCTCGATGTCGTCGCCATCGGCCTCCTCGCGCGCGCCGCCATCACCCGACGCGGCACTCGACGCCGCGAAGCCGCCGTCCTCTGTCTCGGCTCCGTCCTCCCGCTCGCCGCCAGCGTCGCCAGCGTCGCCGTCCTCCACCCCTACCCGTACGTCGACGCGACGCCGATGGCGTTCGGCGTCACCCTCCCGCTCGTCGCCGTCGTGCTCTTCCGCTATCGGCCGCTCTCGCTCGTCCCCGTCGCGCGCACCCAGCTCCTCGAGAAGATGAGCGACGGCCTCATCGTCCTCAACGCCGACGAGCGCGTCGTCGACGCGAACGCGACCGCTCGCGCGCTCCTCGCCAACGGCGACGGCCTCATCGGCCGCCCGGCCGAGCGCGCGCTCGCCGACCACCCCGCTCTCCTCGACGCGATCGAGCGACCCGACGACGACGGCGAGCGCAGCGTCGTCATCGAGCGCGACGGCGAGCGGCGTCACTACGACGTCTCCGTCTCCGTCGTTCGGGACTCGCTCGGCGCCGTCAGCGGCACGCTCGTCAGCCTCCGGGACATCACGCGGCGGCGCGAGCTCGAGCAGTGGTATCAGAGCATCGTCGACCGGTCCACGACCATCGTCGCGGTGGCCGACGCCGAGGGCAGGCTCCGCTACGCCACGCCGTCGTTCGAGCGGACGCTGGACTACGACCCCGGCGACATCGTCGGCGAGCGCGTGACCGACTTCATCCACCCGGACGACGTCCCCACGTTCCAGAGCGCGCTCGCGGACGCGAACGAGCACGGGACCGGCGCGCTCCGGGAGGTGCGCGTCCGGGACGCCGAGGACGGCTGGCACGTCATCGAGGGCCAGGCGCGCGACCTGCGCGACGACCCCGTCATCGGCGGCTACCTGCTCTCCGGCCACGACGTCACCGCGCGCCGCCGCACCGAACAGCGCCTCCAAGCGCTCAATCGCGTCCTCCGCCACGACGTCCGCAACGAGCTCTCGGTCGTGCAGGGCTACGTCTCGATGGCGCGCGAGCGCATCGACGACGAGGAGGTGCGCGAGTGGCTCGAGCGCGCCCACAGCGCGAGCGAGAAACTCCTCGACGTGAGCGAGACGTCGCGATACGTCGACGCCGAACTCGAGCGCGACCCCGAGGTGGCGCGCCGCGACGTCACCGACGCCGTCGCGGACGCCGTCGCCGCCGTCGAGCGCACGCACCCCGACGTGCGCGTCGCGGTGGACGCCCCGGAGTCGGCGCGCGCGGACGTCACCCGGCTCTTCGAGTTCGCCGTCGAGCACCTCGTGCGGACCGCCGCCGAGCACGCCGCGAGCACCGACGAGGACGTCGAGGTGCGCGTCGAGCGAACGACCGCCGGGGTCGAGCTCCGCGTACGGCTCGGCGAGCGGTGGCTCTCCGAGGGCGACGAGCGCGTGCTGGAGCAGGGCGAGGAGTCCCCGCTCGCGCACGCCGACGGCCTCGGCTTCTGGATCGTCCACTGGGCGGTGACGGCCGCCGACGGCACGCTCGCCGTCGCGGAGGACGGCCGCGTCGTCGTGCTCCGCCTCCGCGACCCCGACGCGTCGTGAGGCGGGGGTTTCGAAGCGCTTAACCCCGACACGACAGTAGCACCACCAACTCGCTGGTGCGGGCCCAGCGGGCACCCGTCTCGACGGGACGAAATGTGGACCGCCTCGCGGTCTGAATCGACAGCGCCCGCGGACAACACATGGCACGAAGCTTCTACTCCCACATCAAGGACGCGTGGAAGCAGCCCGGCGAGGGCAAACTCGCCGAGCTGCAGTGGCAGCGCAAGCAGGAATGGCGCCGACAGGGCGCGATCGAGCGCGTCGAGCGCCCGACCCGCCTCGACAAGGCCCGCGAGCTCGGCTACAAGGCCAAGCAGGGCGTCGTCGTCGCGCGCGTCTCCGTCCGGAAGGGGACCGCCCGGCAGTCCCGCCACAAGGCGGGTCGCCGGACGAAGCGGCAGGGCGTCAACCGCATCGGTCGCGCGAAGAACCTCCAGCGCATCTCCGAGGAGCGCGCGACGCGCAAGTACGTCAACCTCCGCGTGCTGAACTCCTACTGGGTGGGTGAAGACGGGTCGCAGAAGTGGTTCGAAGTCATTCTCCTCGACCCGGAGCATCCCGCCATCCAGAACGACGACGACCTCGGCTGGATCGCGAACAACAGTCAGGAGAACCGCGCGCTGCGCGGTCTCACCTCCGCCGGCCGGAAGGGCCGCGGTCTCCGCAAGCGCGGGAAGGGCACGGAGCACGTCCGTCCCTCGAAGAACGGCGGCCAGCGCAAGAAGTAACGCCGCGCGTTTCGGTTTCTCCCGTTTCCCTCGCCGCGTAGCGACGGCGCCGTTCAGCGCCCGCGCCAGACGACGTCCGCCGCGATGTCGTCGCGCGTGACGACGCCGACGAAGCGCCCGTGGCTGTCGGTGACGGCGGCGTGCGCGGCGCCCGTCTCGCGGAACTCGGTGACGAGTTCGTCCACGGTCCACGAGTCGAGAGCGGCGGGAACGTCCGCGAGGGCGTCGCGGAGCGTGCCGCCGGATTCGACGGCGCGCACGGCGGCGGCGAGCGTCACGATACCGACGACGCCACCGTCGGCCCCGACGACGGGAACGGCGTCGACGCCGGCCTCAAGGCAGGCGTCGCGCGCGGCGGCCGGCGTCGCGTCCGCGTCGAGCACGGTGGCGGTTTCGCGCGGCGTCATCACCTCAGCGACGGCGGTCTGTTCGAGGTCGAGGACGGCGTGCACCATCTCGCGCTCGTGGGGTGCGACGACGCCGAGCTGTGCGCCCGTCACGAGGAGCGCGCGGATCTCCTCGCGCGTCACGTACGGCGTCGCCGCGTCGGTGCCACCGAGGAGCGAGGTGATGGCGTTCGCGGCGGTGTCGAACGCCCAGACGACCGGGGAGAGCGCGCGTTCGAGGACGTGGACGGGGCGCGCGATGGTGAGCGCCCACGATTCGGCGTGCGCGACGCCGTAGGCCTTCGGCGCGATCTCGCCGAAGAGCAGGACGAGCACGCTCGTCACGACGGTGGCGGCGACGATGGCGGAGCCGGCGGGGAGGAGCGACACCGTGAGCGTCGCGATGATGGTGGAGAAGGC encodes:
- a CDS encoding SDR family NAD(P)-dependent oxidoreductase, which translates into the protein MGRLRADFSDDVVVVTGGASGIGRAVALRFGEADATVIVADLAEEPKDADVPTHEVIEESGGDAVFVETDVTERAQVESVVEAAREFGGVDVMVNNAGFPVGGSILELDDEDFAHTIDVNVKGVFLGTQVAARDMVEREDPGVILNTASISSTLAQYDQVGYDATKGAVRMLTRGSALDLAEHGVRVNAVAPGQIATEFFEGWTEMALEQAEEDEFIKPVPLGRAGIPDDLPGAYLYLASEDASYVTGEFVHVDGGWQVF
- a CDS encoding TetR/AcrR family transcriptional regulator produces the protein MGDDGARTETQTAIMEATYRALCEHGYADLTMQAIADEFEKSKSLIHYHYDTKEELLVAFLDYLLAEFLENVEATNDGTPRERLDTLVDALLSGPDEAGDFQVAMLELRSQAPYVESYREAFAANDDHLAELLADTVRDGVEAGVFRDVDPDAVAETILVLIDGARTRSVLFGDDDPVAHTRRAIDGYLRSHVLVDDQ
- a CDS encoding DUF7095 family protein — translated: MDRDAALDRVERILDAITEERLPVPVRECWVYGDVALGKDPLTRLDVYVTKDLLLGGDPAPDLDAELGVEGIGRTVDAEWAREHPERVRVNDSGHVAPEKCLAAHLLPEDEPVHLEVCNAGFERNVTQRAEGARARESYEQVIDPRGVCLYAEGQRSDDALAKLRDGALAFPTLEEALGMLGFDEAAAADAAEAMRAYEAAQEGATVRGDVV
- a CDS encoding class I SAM-dependent methyltransferase, which codes for MRRFSSDYLRDTRRGMWEDRSALAPLALDSRSRILDVGCGTGELTRVLREESDAEVVAMDADRALLAEAEADARALGDATRLPFADDAFDLVVCQALLINLPDPLAAVEEFARVSADLVACVEPDNSEVVVESSVAAEAPLAKRARDTYIAGVETDVTLGSGAADLFADADLTGVESRRYEHERTVAPPYDEAALAAAKAKAAGTRIVEQTPTLRRGGLSATAVDELKNEWRSMGRTVVGQMGERTYERRAVVPFYVVVGRVASDETGD
- a CDS encoding deoxyribonuclease IV; the encoded protein is MTLNVGAHVSIAGGIDNAVERQLDVGGNCGQIFTHSPQVWQSPNVDDGEAEAFRAESESEDVGPWVIHTSYLVNLCTPKEDLREKSRTAMQEEVDAAHKLGIPYVNVHLGAHTGAGVEQGLENAASVIDSLDVPDDVTVLIESDAGSGTKLGGDFEHLATVLELADTDLDVCLDTAHAFAAGYDLSTPEGVEETLAELDDVVGLEHLAYVHLNDSKHECGTNKDEHAHIGDGHIGDRGFEAFLNHDALADVPLALETPTEDGRSYEWNIEHVRELRDGDQ
- a CDS encoding redoxin domain-containing protein; the encoded protein is MGDPLSVGARAPDVSAPLVYPDGRVADVALSSLVEERPVLLAFYTNDFSPDCMEEWCSFRDYGWFANDERVQVIGVSKSRAATHRRFIDYLDLDFPLYSDRDFALTEAFGVDYRVLRLLRRPKRSVFLLDSELTVRYRWVGEHPVDATRAQPPIAAVRDAIEDAFGPADSESFGFDV
- a CDS encoding tRNA-binding protein, with amino-acid sequence MSGPLETTVRVGEIRSAERFEEARKPELFKLEIDFGDETRQSAAQLGYNHDPADVVGRQVLCAVDLGTVNIAGFESEALTLGVPDADGNPMLVGPDADVPLGGELY